A region from the Streptomyces sp. 3214.6 genome encodes:
- a CDS encoding carbohydrate ABC transporter permease: MSATLVTKQRTPIRPARILLHTFLVGTALAWLAPLLWALFAALRPYSETSAKGYVSWPDKLSFDNFTNAFQQSDMLHYFGNTLIIAVPAVLLTLFLSSCVAFYVSRFDFRVNLFLLLVFTAGNLLPQQVIITPLYRLYLLVDLPGITVSGKLYDSALGLVLIHVAFQSGFCAFVLANYMRSLPHELTEAALVDGASVWRLYWQIVLPLCKPAMAALATLLSIWIYNDFFWAIVLISTGENMPITSALNNLSGQYFTDPNLVAAGALLTAIPTLIVYFVLQRQFVSGLTLGANKG, from the coding sequence GGCCTGGCTGGCGCCCCTGCTGTGGGCCCTGTTCGCGGCCCTGCGCCCCTACAGCGAGACCAGCGCCAAGGGCTACGTCTCCTGGCCCGACAAACTGAGCTTCGACAATTTCACCAACGCCTTCCAGCAGTCGGACATGCTGCACTACTTCGGGAACACGCTGATCATCGCGGTCCCGGCGGTGCTGCTCACCCTGTTCCTGTCGTCCTGCGTGGCCTTCTACGTCAGCCGCTTCGACTTCCGGGTCAACCTGTTCCTGCTGCTCGTCTTCACGGCCGGCAACCTGCTGCCGCAGCAGGTCATCATCACCCCGCTGTACCGGCTGTACCTGCTCGTCGACCTGCCCGGCATCACCGTGAGCGGCAAGCTGTACGACTCCGCGCTCGGCCTGGTCCTGATCCACGTCGCCTTCCAGTCGGGCTTCTGCGCGTTCGTGCTGGCCAACTACATGCGTTCGCTGCCGCACGAGCTGACCGAGGCCGCGCTCGTCGACGGCGCGTCCGTGTGGCGCCTGTACTGGCAGATCGTGCTGCCGCTGTGCAAGCCCGCGATGGCCGCCCTGGCGACCCTGCTGTCCATCTGGATCTACAACGACTTCTTCTGGGCGATCGTGCTGATCTCCACCGGCGAGAACATGCCGATCACCTCGGCCCTGAACAACCTCTCCGGCCAGTACTTCACCGACCCCAACCTGGTCGCCGCCGGCGCCCTGCTCACCGCGATCCCCACGCTGATCGTGTACTTCGTCCTCCAGCGCCAGTTCGTCAGCGGCCTGACCCTGGGCGCCAACAAGGGCTGA
- a CDS encoding beta-galactosidase: MSTARRLRLPGIAYGGDYNPEQWSEEVWAEDMRLMAEAGVTMVSVNIFSWALLEPAEGEYDFSRLDRILDMLYTHGIAADLATPTAAPPAWFFRAHPEALPVDQDGRGMSYGSRQTFCPSSPAYREAALRIARALGERYADHPAVVMWHVHNEYGCHNAECFCDTSAQAFRRWLRTRYADDLKALNDAWGTTFWSQWYYDWDEIIPPRATGAVPNPTHRLDWRRFCSDELLSLCTAEREVLAQAAPATPATTNFMVMYNFDALDYWRWAPELDIVSNDHYLRSTDPESEIDIAMSGDLVRSLAGGRPWLLMEHSTGAVNWQPVNRAKTAGELRRNALAHVARGADGIAYFQWRAAKAGAEQWHSAMLPHAGTDSVIWRDVVELGADLRSLAEVRGSTGTAETAIVWDWDAKWALELPSQPSELIRHLELVRAWYEPLWRAGVAVDFVRPDADLSAYRLVLAPSLYLVDDAGAANLTAFAEQGGTLAVGFHSGAVDENCHVRLGGYPGAFRETLGVRTDELFPLLPGETVGLDGGGTASLWSERVRPAGAQTVSSYTQGPLAGVPAITRHGYGTGTAWYVATLPDPPTLAALLGRVREEAGVRPVLDGGVPPGVEAARRRGNDADYLFLIDHAGAGAKVTVAAEALELLTGKPVSDGSVTVPPGGVAVVREPHGA; the protein is encoded by the coding sequence GTGAGTACCGCACGCCGCCTTCGCCTGCCCGGCATCGCCTACGGCGGCGACTACAACCCCGAGCAGTGGTCCGAGGAGGTCTGGGCCGAGGACATGCGGCTCATGGCCGAGGCCGGCGTGACCATGGTCAGCGTCAACATCTTCTCCTGGGCGCTGCTGGAGCCCGCCGAGGGCGAGTACGACTTCTCGCGCCTGGACCGCATCCTCGACATGCTCTACACCCACGGCATCGCCGCCGACCTGGCCACCCCGACGGCGGCCCCACCGGCGTGGTTCTTCCGGGCCCACCCCGAGGCGCTGCCGGTGGACCAGGACGGCCGGGGAATGTCGTACGGCAGTCGCCAGACGTTCTGCCCGTCGAGCCCCGCCTACCGGGAGGCGGCGCTGCGGATCGCCCGCGCGCTCGGCGAGCGGTACGCCGACCATCCGGCGGTCGTCATGTGGCACGTCCACAACGAATACGGCTGCCACAACGCGGAGTGCTTCTGCGACACGAGCGCGCAGGCGTTCCGCCGCTGGCTGCGGACCAGGTACGCCGACGACCTGAAGGCGCTCAACGACGCCTGGGGCACCACCTTCTGGAGCCAGTGGTACTACGACTGGGACGAGATCATCCCGCCCCGCGCCACCGGCGCCGTCCCCAACCCCACCCACCGGCTGGACTGGCGCCGCTTCTGCAGCGACGAACTGCTGTCGCTGTGCACGGCGGAGCGGGAGGTGCTGGCGCAGGCGGCTCCCGCCACCCCCGCCACGACCAACTTCATGGTGATGTACAACTTCGACGCGCTGGACTACTGGCGCTGGGCGCCGGAGCTGGACATCGTCTCGAACGACCACTACCTCCGGTCCACGGACCCCGAGTCGGAGATCGACATCGCGATGAGCGGCGACCTGGTCCGCTCCTTGGCCGGTGGCCGCCCCTGGCTGCTGATGGAGCACTCGACGGGCGCGGTGAACTGGCAACCCGTCAACAGGGCGAAGACCGCAGGGGAGTTGCGCCGCAACGCGCTCGCCCACGTCGCCCGAGGCGCCGACGGCATCGCCTACTTCCAGTGGCGGGCGGCGAAGGCGGGCGCCGAGCAGTGGCACTCGGCGATGCTGCCGCACGCGGGCACGGACAGCGTGATCTGGCGGGACGTCGTGGAACTCGGCGCGGATCTTCGGTCGTTGGCGGAGGTGCGTGGCAGCACCGGCACGGCCGAGACGGCGATCGTCTGGGACTGGGACGCGAAGTGGGCGCTGGAACTCCCCTCGCAGCCAAGCGAGTTGATCCGCCACCTGGAGCTGGTCCGCGCCTGGTACGAGCCGCTGTGGCGGGCCGGCGTCGCCGTGGACTTCGTCCGCCCGGACGCGGACCTGTCGGCGTACCGCCTGGTCCTGGCCCCGAGCCTGTACCTGGTCGACGACGCGGGCGCGGCGAACCTGACCGCGTTCGCCGAGCAGGGCGGCACGCTGGCGGTCGGCTTCCACAGCGGGGCGGTGGACGAGAACTGCCATGTGCGGCTGGGCGGTTACCCGGGCGCGTTCCGTGAGACGCTCGGCGTCCGCACGGACGAACTGTTCCCGCTGCTGCCGGGCGAGACGGTCGGCCTGGACGGCGGCGGCACGGCCTCCCTGTGGTCGGAGCGGGTGCGGCCGGCCGGCGCGCAGACGGTGTCCTCGTACACGCAGGGCCCCCTGGCGGGCGTCCCGGCGATCACCCGACACGGCTACGGCACGGGCACGGCCTGGTACGTGGCGACCCTGCCCGACCCGCCGACCCTGGCGGCGCTGCTGGGCCGTGTCCGGGAGGAGGCGGGGGTGCGGCCGGTGCTGGACGGCGGCGTGCCGCCGGGCGTGGAGGCGGCCCGGCGCCGGGGGAACGACGCCGACTACCTCTTCCTCATCGACCACGCCGGCGCGGGAGCGAAGGTGACCGTGGCCGCCGAGGCGCTCGAACTCCTCACCGGAAAGCCGGTGTCGGACGGCTCGGTGACGGTCCCGCCGGGCGGGGTCGCGGTCGTGAGGGAGCCGCACGGAGCGTAG
- a CDS encoding GH1 family beta-glucosidase, producing the protein MPEPVTAVTFPPAFLWGAATSAYQIEGAVREDGRTPSIWDTFSHTPGKTAGGEHGDIAVDHYHRYRDDVALMAELGLTAYRFSISWSRVQPTGRGPAVQVGLDFYRRLVDELLAKGIKPAVTLYHWDLPQELEDAGGWPERDTAYRFAEYAQIVGEALGDRVENWITLNEPWCSAFLGYASGVHAPGRTDPAASLKAAHHLNLAHGLGTSALRAAMPARNAVAISLNSSVVRPLSPGDPADLAAVRKIDDLANGVFHDPILRGAYPETLLAATSSLTDWSYVLDGDLRSINQPLDALGLNYYTPTLVSAADASVKGPRTDGHGASDHSPWPAADDVAFHQTPGDRTEMGWTIDPTGLHELIMRYTREAPGLPLYVTENGAAYDDKPDPDGRVHDPERIAYLHGHLSAVHRAIADGADVRGYYLWSLMDNFEWAYGYEKRFGAVYVDYATLARTPKSSARWYGEAARTGTLPKPETT; encoded by the coding sequence ATGCCTGAGCCCGTCACTGCGGTGACCTTTCCTCCCGCTTTCCTCTGGGGCGCCGCGACGTCCGCGTACCAGATCGAGGGGGCGGTGCGCGAGGACGGCCGCACGCCCTCGATCTGGGACACCTTCAGCCATACGCCGGGCAAGACGGCCGGCGGCGAGCACGGTGACATCGCTGTCGACCACTACCACCGCTACCGCGACGACGTGGCGCTGATGGCGGAGCTGGGCCTCACGGCGTACCGCTTCTCAATCTCCTGGTCGCGGGTCCAGCCGACGGGGCGCGGTCCCGCGGTCCAGGTGGGCCTGGACTTCTACCGCCGACTGGTGGACGAGCTGCTGGCCAAGGGCATCAAGCCCGCCGTCACCCTCTACCACTGGGACCTTCCGCAGGAGTTGGAGGACGCGGGCGGCTGGCCGGAGCGGGACACGGCGTACCGGTTCGCGGAGTACGCGCAGATCGTCGGGGAGGCGCTCGGCGACCGCGTGGAGAACTGGATCACGCTGAACGAGCCGTGGTGCAGCGCGTTCCTCGGCTATGCCTCCGGGGTGCACGCGCCGGGGCGCACGGACCCGGCGGCCTCGCTGAAGGCGGCCCACCACCTGAACCTGGCGCACGGCCTCGGCACCTCGGCGCTGCGCGCGGCCATGCCGGCCCGCAACGCGGTGGCGATCAGCCTCAACTCGTCGGTGGTGCGTCCGCTGTCCCCGGGCGACCCGGCGGATCTCGCGGCGGTCCGCAAGATCGACGACCTGGCGAACGGCGTCTTCCACGACCCGATCCTGCGGGGCGCGTACCCGGAGACCCTGCTGGCGGCGACCTCGTCCCTGACGGACTGGTCGTACGTCCTGGACGGCGATCTGCGCAGCATCAACCAGCCGCTGGACGCGCTGGGGTTGAACTACTACACGCCCACGCTGGTCTCGGCGGCGGACGCCTCCGTGAAGGGCCCGCGCACGGACGGCCACGGCGCGAGCGACCACTCCCCCTGGCCGGCCGCCGACGACGTCGCCTTCCACCAGACGCCCGGCGACCGCACGGAGATGGGCTGGACGATCGACCCGACGGGCCTGCACGAGCTGATCATGCGCTACACCCGGGAAGCCCCGGGCCTGCCGCTGTACGTGACGGAGAACGGCGCCGCCTACGACGACAAGCCCGACCCCGACGGCCGCGTCCACGACCCGGAGCGCATCGCCTACCTGCACGGCCACCTGTCGGCCGTCCACCGGGCCATCGCCGACGGCGCGGACGTCCGGGGCTACTACCTGTGGTCGCTGATGGACAACTTCGAGTGGGCGTACGGCTACGAAAAGCGGTTCGGCGCGGTGTACGTGGACTACGCGACGCTGGCCCGCACCCCGAAGTCGAGCGCCCGGTGGTACGGGGAGGCAGCCCGGACGGGGACGCTCCCGAAGCCCGAGACCACCTGA
- a CDS encoding carbohydrate ABC transporter permease, translating to MTTTTTTAKTVEPEDAGPAARKVHRPKSARAGGQMHGGPIAYAILILFTIGSLFPLVWTAIAASRDNNRLAQNPPPFVFGSNLFHNLDVAWNDANLGKAFVNTTIVAGTSAATIVFLSTIAGFAFAKLRFRGRGALMLIVIGTMMVPPQLSVIPLYMMVAKLEWTDQLQAVILPSLVSAFGVFFMRQYLIQALPDEIIEAARVDGASSWRVVWHVVFPAARPAMAVLGMLMFVQTWNDFLWPFLVLSQTGNPTVQVAVAGLGRGYTPDQSLIMAGALLGTLPLLLVFAIFGKQIVGGIMQGAVKG from the coding sequence GTGACGACGACGACAACGACCGCGAAGACCGTGGAACCCGAGGACGCCGGGCCGGCGGCCCGCAAGGTGCACCGGCCGAAGTCCGCGCGGGCGGGCGGGCAGATGCACGGCGGCCCGATCGCGTACGCGATCCTGATCCTGTTCACCATCGGCTCGCTGTTCCCCCTGGTGTGGACGGCGATCGCCGCCTCCCGGGACAACAACCGGCTGGCGCAGAACCCGCCACCGTTCGTGTTCGGCTCCAACCTCTTCCACAACCTGGACGTGGCCTGGAACGACGCGAACCTGGGCAAGGCGTTCGTCAACACGACGATCGTGGCGGGCACGTCGGCGGCGACGATCGTCTTCCTGTCGACGATCGCCGGGTTCGCCTTCGCCAAGCTGCGGTTCCGGGGCCGGGGCGCGCTGATGCTGATCGTGATCGGCACGATGATGGTGCCGCCGCAGCTGAGCGTGATCCCGCTGTACATGATGGTCGCCAAGCTGGAGTGGACGGATCAGCTGCAGGCGGTGATCCTGCCGTCGCTGGTGAGCGCGTTCGGGGTGTTCTTCATGCGGCAGTACCTCATCCAGGCGCTGCCCGACGAGATCATCGAGGCGGCCCGGGTGGACGGCGCGAGCAGCTGGCGTGTGGTGTGGCACGTGGTGTTCCCCGCGGCACGCCCCGCGATGGCGGTGCTCGGCATGCTGATGTTCGTCCAGACCTGGAACGACTTCCTGTGGCCGTTCCTGGTGCTGAGCCAGACCGGCAACCCGACCGTGCAGGTCGCGGTCGCGGGCCTGGGCCGTGGCTACACACCGGACCAGTCCCTGATCATGGCGGGCGCGCTGCTGGGCACGCTGCCGCTGCTGCTGGTCTTCGCGATCTTCGGCAAGCAGATCGTGGGCGGCATCATGCAGGGCGCGGTGAAGGGGTGA
- a CDS encoding carbohydrate ABC transporter permease, whose product MATRHDTAAPPVKEGGAAPGRPPAVSPQAEERRRARLSRRWQRDIRWSPYAFVSPFFLLFLAFGLFPLLYTGWASLHQVELTAPTDMTWVGMRNYTRIFDDDFFWNAAKNTLTIGIISTVPQLLMAMGLAHILNYKLRASTFYRVAMLAPYATSIAAASLVFVLLFGRDYGMINWALHFVGIDAIDWQNDKWPSQIAVSSIVIWRWTGYNALIYLAAMQAIPQDLYESAALDGASRWRQFLHVTLPSLRPTILFTVVVSTIGASQVFGEPLLFDANKGASGGAEHQFQTLGLYLYEQGWVNQHLGRASAIAWTMFLILIVVGIVNYVISRRLRASS is encoded by the coding sequence ATGGCCACCCGCCACGACACCGCCGCGCCCCCCGTGAAGGAGGGGGGCGCGGCCCCGGGCCGCCCGCCCGCCGTCTCACCGCAGGCGGAGGAACGGCGCCGGGCCCGGCTGTCCCGCCGCTGGCAGCGGGACATCCGCTGGAGCCCGTACGCGTTCGTCTCGCCGTTCTTCCTGCTCTTCCTCGCGTTCGGCCTGTTTCCGCTGCTCTACACCGGCTGGGCCTCGCTGCACCAGGTGGAGCTGACCGCGCCCACCGACATGACGTGGGTGGGGATGCGCAACTACACGCGCATCTTCGACGACGACTTCTTCTGGAACGCGGCGAAGAACACCCTGACGATCGGGATCATCTCCACCGTTCCGCAGCTGCTGATGGCCATGGGCCTGGCCCACATCCTCAACTACAAGCTGCGGGCCTCGACCTTCTACCGGGTCGCGATGCTCGCGCCGTACGCGACGTCGATCGCGGCCGCCTCGCTCGTCTTCGTGCTGCTCTTCGGGCGCGACTACGGCATGATCAACTGGGCGCTGCACTTCGTCGGGATCGACGCGATCGACTGGCAGAACGACAAGTGGCCGTCGCAGATCGCGGTGTCGTCGATCGTCATCTGGCGGTGGACGGGCTACAACGCGCTGATCTATCTGGCCGCGATGCAGGCGATCCCGCAGGACCTCTATGAGTCGGCGGCGCTGGACGGCGCGAGCCGCTGGAGGCAGTTCCTGCACGTCACGCTGCCGTCGCTGCGGCCGACGATCCTGTTCACGGTCGTCGTGTCGACGATCGGGGCCTCTCAGGTCTTCGGCGAGCCGCTGCTGTTCGACGCCAACAAGGGCGCGTCGGGCGGCGCGGAGCACCAGTTCCAGACGCTGGGCCTGTACCTGTACGAGCAGGGCTGGGTGAACCAGCACCTGGGCCGGGCCTCGGCGATCGCCTGGACGATGTTCCTCATCCTGATCGTGGTCGGCATCGTCAACTACGTCATCTCGCGCCGGCTGCGCGCCAGTAGTTAG
- a CDS encoding ABC transporter substrate-binding protein, whose amino-acid sequence MRARTRTARRAVVLATVATLGAGLLAGCADDSGDDNASDGASSGGGKGKTTITLGLFGTFGYKEAGLYAEYEKLNPNIKIAENVVERNENYYPALVNHLTTNSGLMDVQAIEVANIAEVVATQAGKFQDMSKVSGVSKSNWLGWKWAQATAKDNKTIGLGTDVGPMALCYRTDLFKQAGLPTDPKAVGALWAGDWNKFISVGEQYKKNAPSGTYFMDSPGGLLNAVLSSEKEKFYDSSGEIIYKSNPAIKAGFNLTAKAAEAGLVQPQTQFQQTWDTTIANSKFATIACPPWMLGTIKGKSKPESSGKWAVAVAPKSGNWGGAFLGVPSSGKHVKEAEKLAAWLTAPEQQAKLFKVQGNFPSAPSTYTMPEVTGAKNQMTGEQNIGTIFAEAAKAAPVQVIGPKDQIIMQGLSDNGVILVTKGKSAADAWDAATKTIDNNLDK is encoded by the coding sequence ATGCGAGCACGTACCCGAACCGCCCGCCGGGCGGTAGTCCTCGCGACCGTCGCGACACTGGGCGCCGGTCTGCTGGCCGGCTGTGCCGACGACAGCGGCGACGACAACGCCTCGGACGGCGCGTCGTCGGGCGGCGGCAAGGGCAAGACCACGATCACGCTGGGCCTCTTCGGCACCTTCGGCTACAAGGAAGCCGGACTCTACGCCGAGTACGAGAAGCTCAACCCGAACATCAAGATCGCCGAGAACGTCGTCGAGCGGAACGAGAACTACTACCCCGCGCTCGTCAACCACCTGACCACCAACAGCGGCCTGATGGACGTCCAGGCCATCGAAGTGGCCAACATCGCCGAGGTCGTCGCGACCCAGGCGGGCAAGTTCCAGGACATGTCCAAGGTCTCGGGGGTGAGCAAGAGCAACTGGCTGGGATGGAAGTGGGCACAGGCCACGGCCAAGGACAACAAGACGATCGGCCTCGGCACCGACGTCGGTCCGATGGCCCTGTGCTACCGCACGGACCTCTTCAAGCAGGCCGGTCTGCCCACCGACCCCAAGGCGGTCGGCGCACTGTGGGCGGGTGACTGGAACAAGTTCATCTCGGTCGGCGAGCAGTACAAGAAGAACGCGCCCTCGGGCACGTACTTCATGGACTCCCCCGGCGGGCTGCTCAACGCGGTCCTCAGCAGTGAGAAGGAGAAGTTCTACGACTCCTCCGGCGAGATCATCTACAAGTCGAACCCCGCCATCAAAGCCGGCTTCAACCTGACCGCCAAGGCCGCCGAGGCGGGCCTGGTCCAGCCCCAGACGCAGTTCCAGCAGACCTGGGACACGACGATCGCCAACAGCAAGTTCGCCACCATCGCCTGCCCGCCGTGGATGCTCGGCACGATCAAGGGCAAGTCGAAGCCCGAGTCGTCCGGCAAGTGGGCCGTCGCGGTGGCGCCGAAGTCCGGCAACTGGGGCGGCGCCTTCCTGGGCGTGCCCTCCAGCGGCAAGCACGTGAAGGAGGCCGAGAAGCTGGCCGCCTGGCTGACCGCGCCCGAGCAGCAGGCGAAGCTGTTCAAGGTGCAGGGCAACTTCCCGAGCGCGCCGAGCACGTACACGATGCCCGAAGTCACCGGCGCGAAGAACCAGATGACCGGTGAGCAGAACATCGGCACGATCTTCGCCGAGGCCGCCAAGGCCGCCCCGGTCCAGGTGATCGGCCCGAAGGACCAGATCATCATGCAGGGTCTGAGCGACAACGGCGTCATCCTGGTGACGAAGGGCAAGTCGGCGGCGGACGCCTGGGACGCGGCGACCAAGACCATCGACAACAACCTGGACAAGTGA
- a CDS encoding LacI family DNA-binding transcriptional regulator, which produces MASHGTRGRSGGRPTLEEVAARAGVGRGTVSRVINGSPRVSDATRAAVEAAVAELGYVPNTAARALAANRTDAIALVVPEPETRFFAEPYFSDMLRGVGAELSETEMQLLLIFAGSDRERRRLAQYLAAHRVDGVLLVSVHADDPLPDLLAQLEIPAVISGPRSAGETLPSVDSDNYGGGRSAVEHLLSRGRTRIAHITGRLDVYGAQRRVDGYRDALRDAGYEVDEGLIAPGDFTEEGGHRAMRELLARTPAPDAVFAGSDVMAAGARQALREAGVRIPEDVAMVGYDDSAIARHMDPPLTSVRQPIEEMGRRMLDLLLTEIADRRPAVSRGLERRQVVLATELVGRASS; this is translated from the coding sequence ATGGCAAGCCACGGAACGCGGGGGCGGAGCGGTGGCCGGCCGACCCTCGAAGAGGTGGCCGCACGCGCCGGCGTCGGCCGCGGCACGGTCTCCCGGGTGATCAACGGCTCGCCCCGGGTCAGCGACGCGACCCGCGCGGCGGTGGAGGCGGCGGTCGCCGAGCTCGGCTATGTCCCGAACACCGCGGCCCGCGCCCTCGCCGCCAACCGCACGGACGCGATCGCGTTGGTGGTCCCCGAACCGGAGACCCGTTTCTTCGCGGAACCGTACTTCTCGGACATGCTGCGCGGTGTCGGCGCGGAGCTCTCGGAGACCGAGATGCAGCTGCTGCTGATCTTCGCGGGCAGCGACCGCGAACGCCGCCGGCTGGCCCAGTATCTGGCGGCGCACCGGGTGGACGGCGTCCTGCTGGTCTCGGTCCACGCCGACGACCCCCTGCCCGATCTGCTCGCCCAGCTGGAGATCCCGGCGGTGATCAGCGGCCCGCGCTCGGCCGGGGAGACGCTCCCCTCGGTGGACTCCGACAACTACGGCGGCGGCCGCTCGGCGGTCGAGCACCTGCTGTCCCGCGGCCGCACCCGTATCGCCCACATCACCGGCCGCCTCGACGTCTACGGCGCCCAGCGGCGCGTCGACGGCTACCGCGACGCCCTGCGCGACGCGGGGTACGAGGTGGACGAGGGTCTTATCGCTCCGGGTGACTTCACCGAGGAGGGCGGCCACCGCGCGATGCGTGAACTCCTCGCCCGCACCCCCGCCCCCGACGCGGTCTTCGCCGGCTCCGACGTCATGGCGGCCGGCGCCCGCCAGGCCCTGCGCGAGGCGGGCGTGCGCATCCCGGAGGACGTCGCCATGGTCGGCTACGACGACTCGGCCATCGCCCGCCACATGGACCCGCCGCTGACCAGCGTCCGCCAGCCCATCGAGGAGATGGGCCGCAGAATGCTGGACCTGCTGCTGACCGAGATCGCGGACCGCCGCCCGGCGGTGTCCCGGGGTCTGGAACGCCGACAGGTGGTGCTGGCCACGGAGTTGGTGGGGCGGGCCTCGTCCTGA
- a CDS encoding GNAT family N-acetyltransferase, which produces MGPAVHAEPIGTARLDLLPLRVDHAAEMATVLADPALHTFIGGAPSTPEALHTRYGRLVAGSPDPAVSWCNWVLRLRDADRLTGTVQATVTDRGRTAEIAWVTGVPWQGRGLASEAARGLVRWLREQGVHTVIAHIHPDHHASAAVAAAAGLSPTGEEHDGEIRWRSRLRQ; this is translated from the coding sequence ATGGGGCCGGCAGTCCACGCCGAACCGATCGGCACCGCCCGCCTCGATCTCCTCCCCCTGCGGGTGGACCACGCGGCGGAGATGGCGACCGTCCTGGCCGATCCCGCCCTGCACACCTTCATCGGCGGCGCCCCCAGCACCCCCGAAGCCCTGCACACCCGCTACGGACGTCTTGTCGCCGGCTCCCCCGACCCGGCCGTCTCCTGGTGCAACTGGGTCCTGCGCCTGCGCGACGCCGACCGCCTGACCGGCACCGTCCAGGCGACGGTCACAGACCGGGGCCGCACCGCCGAGATCGCCTGGGTCACCGGCGTCCCCTGGCAGGGCCGCGGCCTCGCCTCGGAGGCGGCGCGAGGGCTCGTGCGGTGGCTGCGCGAGCAGGGCGTGCACACGGTCATCGCCCACATCCACCCGGACCACCACGCCTCGGCCGCCGTCGCCGCCGCGGCGGGACTGTCCCCGACGGGCGAGGAACACGACGGCGAGATCCGGTGGCGGTCGCGTTTGCGGCAGTGA
- the orn gene encoding oligoribonuclease — MNDRMVWIDCEMTGLSLSDDALIEVAALVTDSELNILGDGVDIVIRPPAKALETMPEVVREMHTSSGLLDELAGGTTLAEAEAQVLAYVRKHVKEPGKAPLCGNSVGTDRGFLARDMATLENYLHYRIVDVSSIKELARRWYPRAYFNSPEKNGNHRALADIRESIAELRYYREAVFVPQPGPDSETAKAIAAKHVLPAE; from the coding sequence ATGAACGATCGCATGGTGTGGATCGACTGCGAGATGACCGGCCTCTCGCTGTCGGACGATGCTCTCATCGAGGTTGCCGCCCTCGTCACCGACTCCGAGCTGAACATCCTCGGCGACGGTGTGGACATCGTCATCCGCCCGCCGGCCAAGGCACTGGAGACGATGCCGGAGGTGGTGCGTGAGATGCACACCTCGTCGGGGCTGCTCGACGAGCTGGCCGGCGGGACGACACTCGCGGAGGCCGAGGCGCAGGTGCTGGCGTATGTGCGCAAGCACGTGAAGGAGCCCGGCAAGGCGCCCCTGTGCGGCAACTCCGTCGGCACCGACCGCGGTTTCCTGGCGCGGGACATGGCGACCCTGGAGAACTACCTCCACTACCGCATCGTGGACGTCTCCTCCATCAAGGAGCTCGCCCGGCGCTGGTACCCGCGGGCGTACTTCAACAGCCCGGAGAAGAACGGCAACCACCGCGCGCTCGCCGACATCCGCGAGTCCATCGCGGAACTGCGTTATTACCGCGAGGCCGTCTTCGTACCGCAGCCCGGCCCGGACTCCGAGACGGCCAAGGCCATCGCCGCGAAGCACGTCCTGCCCGCCGAGTAG